A single Cucumis melo cultivar AY chromosome 4, USDA_Cmelo_AY_1.0, whole genome shotgun sequence DNA region contains:
- the LOC103494957 gene encoding kinesin-like protein KIN-14N isoform X2, translated as MVGTPTNGRSRLSFSMVNGGQELCLTSTPTSIAGSDCGVIEFTKEDVEALLNEKLKRKDRFNLKEKCDNMVEYIKKLKLCIKWFQELEYGYLLEQKKLQDELESSEIKCSEMEMIVKKKEEELNSLIVELRKNNAFLLEKFTKEESDKLAAVESLTKEKEARLIMERSQASISEELARAQRELSSANQKISSLNEMYKRLQDYITSLQEYNGKLHTELSIAEDDLKRVEKEKAAVVEDLSMIKGELALSKASQDEAVKQKDAMVNEVTCLRREIQQVRDDRDRQLSLVQTLSDEVEKCRESAGKYCEELDEMKAKTNELEATCSSQSFELRALQNHLAAAENKLQVSDLTAMETMHEFEDQKRLVLELQQRLADAENKLMEGEKLRKKLHNTILELKGNIRVFCRVRPLLPDERASPEGNFISYPSSVESLGRGIDLVQNGQRHSFTYDKVFSPEATQEDVFVEISQLVQSALDGYKVCIFAYGQTGSGKTYTMMGRPGLLEEKGLIPRSLEQIFQTRQSLQPQGWKYEMQVSMLEIYNETIRDLLSTNRSAPDVLRAENGSPMKQYSIKHDASGNTQVSDLTVVDVRSAREVSFLLEQASRSRSVGKTQMNEQSSRSHFVFTLKISGINESTDQQVQGILNLIDLAGSERLSKSGSTGDRLKETQAINRSLSSLSDVIFALAKKEEHVPFRNSKLTYLLQPCLGGDSKTLMFVNISPDSSSANESLCSLRFSARVNACEIGTPRRLTNTRP; from the exons ATGGTTGGAACTCCAACTAATGGAAGGTCTCGCTTGTCCTTCTCAATGGTTAATGGTGGACAGGAACTTTGTCTTACAAGTACCCCAACCAGCATTGCGGGCTCCGATTGCGGTGTCATTGAGTTCACTAAAGAAGATGTTGAGGCTTTGTTGAACGAGAAGCTTAAAAGGAAGGACAGGTTTAATCTTAAG GAAAAATGTGACAACATGGTGGAATACATTAAAAAGCTTAAACTATGCATCAAATGGTTTCAAGAGCTTGAATATGGCTACTTATTAGAGCAGAAGAAGTTACAAGATGAGTTGGAATCTTCTGAGATCAAGTGCAGTGAAATGG AAATGAtagtgaagaagaaagaggaagaattGAATTCTCTCATTGTGGAACTTAGAAAGAACAATGCCTTTTTGCTAGAGAAATTTACAAAAGAAGAATCAGATAAGTTG GCTGCAGTAGAATCTCTCACCAAGGAGAAAGAGGCAAGATTGATTATGGAGAGGTCACAGGCTTCAATCTCCGAGGAGCTTGCAAGGGCTCAACGTGAGCTCTCAAGTGCAAATCAAAAG ATATCGTCTCTTAATGAAATGTACAAGCGGTTACAGGATTATATTACAAGTTTACAGGAATATAATGGCAAACTTCATACAGAGCTTTCAATCGCAGAGGATGACCTGAAACGTGTAGAGAAAGAAAAGGCTGCTGTGGTGGAGGACCTCAGTATGATCAAGGGTGAACTTGCTCTTTCAAAA GCATCTCAAGACGAGGCAGTAAAGCAGAAGGATGCGATGGTGAATGAAGTTACATGTTTAAGAAGAGAAATACAACAGGTTAGAGATGATAGAGATCGTCAACTATCGCTGGTTCAGACTTTGTCAGATGAAGTAGAGAAGTGCAGAGAGTCTGCAGGAAAGTACTGTGAGGAGCTGGATGAAATGAAGGCAAAAACAAATGAATTAGAG GCAACATGTTCTTCACAAAGTTTTGAGCTAAGGGCATTGCAAAATCATCTAGCTGCTGCAGAGAACAAGCTGCAG GTCTCTGATCTAACTGCAATGGAGACGATGCATGAATTTGAAGATCAAAAGAGACTTGTACTCGAGTTACAACAGCGACTTGCAGATGCAGAAAATAAGCTTATGGAAGGAGAGAAGCTTCGGAAAAAATTGCATAATACTATCTTG GAATTAAAAGGGAACATTCGTGTATTTTGTCGAGTGCGGCCTCTGTTACCTGATGAACGCGCTAGTCCTGAAGGAAATTTTATCTCCTATCCATCTTCAGTGGAATCACTTGGACGTGGAATTGATCTGGTGCAAAATG GGCAAAGACATTCTTTCACGTATGACAAGGTTTTCTCACCAGAAGCAACACAGGAAGACGTCTTTGTAGAAATTTCCCAGCTTGTACAAAGTGCCCTTGATGGTTACAAG GTTTGTATATTCGCCTATGGTCAAACTGGTTCAGGAAAAACCTATACAATGATGGGTAGACCAGGGCTCCTAGAGGAGAAGGGACTGATACCTCGATCGTTGGAACAAATATTTCAAACTAGGCAATCTCTTCAACCTCAGGGATGGAAATATGAAATGCAG GTATCAATGTTGGAAATTTACAATGAAACTATCCGTGATTTACTATCAACAAATCGATCAGCTCCAGATGTGCTACGGGCAGAAAATGGTTCTCCTATGAAACAGTACTCAATCAAACACGATGCAAGTGGAAACACCCAAGTTTCTGATCTCACAGTCGTTGATGTCCGTAGTGCAAGGGAGGTCTCGTTTCTATTAGAGCAAGCTTCTCGGAGCAG ATCTGTTGGCAAAACTCAAATGAACGAGCAATCATCAAGAAGTCATTTTGTGTTCACTCTCAAAATATCTGGTATCAATGAG AGTACCGATCAACAAGTACAAGggattttgaatttaattgatCTTGCTGGAAGTGAGCGTCTTTCCAAGAGTGGGTCGACTGGAGATCGACTGAAAGAAACCCAA GCCATAAATAGAAGTTTATCATCTTTAAGTGATGTTATATTTGCTTTGGCAAAGAAGGAAGAGCATGTTCCATTTAGAAACTCAAAGCTTACCTATCTTCTCCAG CCGTGTCTCGGTGGAGATTCAAAGACGTTGATGTTTGTAAATATCTCTCCTGATTCCTCCTCGGCCAATGAATCACTCTGCTCGCTTCGCTTTTCTGCCCGGGTCAATGCTTGCGAGATCGGTACTCCTCGGCGTCTAACCAATACACGACCTTAA
- the LOC103494957 gene encoding kinesin-like protein KIN-14N isoform X1, with product MVGTPTNGRSRLSFSMVNGGQELCLTSTPTSIAGSDCGVIEFTKEDVEALLNEKLKRKDRFNLKVSPSFSAVKEKCDNMVEYIKKLKLCIKWFQELEYGYLLEQKKLQDELESSEIKCSEMEMIVKKKEEELNSLIVELRKNNAFLLEKFTKEESDKLAAVESLTKEKEARLIMERSQASISEELARAQRELSSANQKISSLNEMYKRLQDYITSLQEYNGKLHTELSIAEDDLKRVEKEKAAVVEDLSMIKGELALSKASQDEAVKQKDAMVNEVTCLRREIQQVRDDRDRQLSLVQTLSDEVEKCRESAGKYCEELDEMKAKTNELEATCSSQSFELRALQNHLAAAENKLQVSDLTAMETMHEFEDQKRLVLELQQRLADAENKLMEGEKLRKKLHNTILELKGNIRVFCRVRPLLPDERASPEGNFISYPSSVESLGRGIDLVQNGQRHSFTYDKVFSPEATQEDVFVEISQLVQSALDGYKVCIFAYGQTGSGKTYTMMGRPGLLEEKGLIPRSLEQIFQTRQSLQPQGWKYEMQVSMLEIYNETIRDLLSTNRSAPDVLRAENGSPMKQYSIKHDASGNTQVSDLTVVDVRSAREVSFLLEQASRSRSVGKTQMNEQSSRSHFVFTLKISGINESTDQQVQGILNLIDLAGSERLSKSGSTGDRLKETQAINRSLSSLSDVIFALAKKEEHVPFRNSKLTYLLQPCLGGDSKTLMFVNISPDSSSANESLCSLRFSARVNACEIGTPRRLTNTRP from the exons ATGGTTGGAACTCCAACTAATGGAAGGTCTCGCTTGTCCTTCTCAATGGTTAATGGTGGACAGGAACTTTGTCTTACAAGTACCCCAACCAGCATTGCGGGCTCCGATTGCGGTGTCATTGAGTTCACTAAAGAAGATGTTGAGGCTTTGTTGAACGAGAAGCTTAAAAGGAAGGACAGGTTTAATCTTAAGGTCAGTCCCTCCTTTTCAGCAGTTAAG GAAAAATGTGACAACATGGTGGAATACATTAAAAAGCTTAAACTATGCATCAAATGGTTTCAAGAGCTTGAATATGGCTACTTATTAGAGCAGAAGAAGTTACAAGATGAGTTGGAATCTTCTGAGATCAAGTGCAGTGAAATGG AAATGAtagtgaagaagaaagaggaagaattGAATTCTCTCATTGTGGAACTTAGAAAGAACAATGCCTTTTTGCTAGAGAAATTTACAAAAGAAGAATCAGATAAGTTG GCTGCAGTAGAATCTCTCACCAAGGAGAAAGAGGCAAGATTGATTATGGAGAGGTCACAGGCTTCAATCTCCGAGGAGCTTGCAAGGGCTCAACGTGAGCTCTCAAGTGCAAATCAAAAG ATATCGTCTCTTAATGAAATGTACAAGCGGTTACAGGATTATATTACAAGTTTACAGGAATATAATGGCAAACTTCATACAGAGCTTTCAATCGCAGAGGATGACCTGAAACGTGTAGAGAAAGAAAAGGCTGCTGTGGTGGAGGACCTCAGTATGATCAAGGGTGAACTTGCTCTTTCAAAA GCATCTCAAGACGAGGCAGTAAAGCAGAAGGATGCGATGGTGAATGAAGTTACATGTTTAAGAAGAGAAATACAACAGGTTAGAGATGATAGAGATCGTCAACTATCGCTGGTTCAGACTTTGTCAGATGAAGTAGAGAAGTGCAGAGAGTCTGCAGGAAAGTACTGTGAGGAGCTGGATGAAATGAAGGCAAAAACAAATGAATTAGAG GCAACATGTTCTTCACAAAGTTTTGAGCTAAGGGCATTGCAAAATCATCTAGCTGCTGCAGAGAACAAGCTGCAG GTCTCTGATCTAACTGCAATGGAGACGATGCATGAATTTGAAGATCAAAAGAGACTTGTACTCGAGTTACAACAGCGACTTGCAGATGCAGAAAATAAGCTTATGGAAGGAGAGAAGCTTCGGAAAAAATTGCATAATACTATCTTG GAATTAAAAGGGAACATTCGTGTATTTTGTCGAGTGCGGCCTCTGTTACCTGATGAACGCGCTAGTCCTGAAGGAAATTTTATCTCCTATCCATCTTCAGTGGAATCACTTGGACGTGGAATTGATCTGGTGCAAAATG GGCAAAGACATTCTTTCACGTATGACAAGGTTTTCTCACCAGAAGCAACACAGGAAGACGTCTTTGTAGAAATTTCCCAGCTTGTACAAAGTGCCCTTGATGGTTACAAG GTTTGTATATTCGCCTATGGTCAAACTGGTTCAGGAAAAACCTATACAATGATGGGTAGACCAGGGCTCCTAGAGGAGAAGGGACTGATACCTCGATCGTTGGAACAAATATTTCAAACTAGGCAATCTCTTCAACCTCAGGGATGGAAATATGAAATGCAG GTATCAATGTTGGAAATTTACAATGAAACTATCCGTGATTTACTATCAACAAATCGATCAGCTCCAGATGTGCTACGGGCAGAAAATGGTTCTCCTATGAAACAGTACTCAATCAAACACGATGCAAGTGGAAACACCCAAGTTTCTGATCTCACAGTCGTTGATGTCCGTAGTGCAAGGGAGGTCTCGTTTCTATTAGAGCAAGCTTCTCGGAGCAG ATCTGTTGGCAAAACTCAAATGAACGAGCAATCATCAAGAAGTCATTTTGTGTTCACTCTCAAAATATCTGGTATCAATGAG AGTACCGATCAACAAGTACAAGggattttgaatttaattgatCTTGCTGGAAGTGAGCGTCTTTCCAAGAGTGGGTCGACTGGAGATCGACTGAAAGAAACCCAA GCCATAAATAGAAGTTTATCATCTTTAAGTGATGTTATATTTGCTTTGGCAAAGAAGGAAGAGCATGTTCCATTTAGAAACTCAAAGCTTACCTATCTTCTCCAG CCGTGTCTCGGTGGAGATTCAAAGACGTTGATGTTTGTAAATATCTCTCCTGATTCCTCCTCGGCCAATGAATCACTCTGCTCGCTTCGCTTTTCTGCCCGGGTCAATGCTTGCGAGATCGGTACTCCTCGGCGTCTAACCAATACACGACCTTAA
- the LOC103494958 gene encoding photosynthetic NDH subunit of lumenal location 3, chloroplastic — translation MARLANLNGKFSAIPNLPKLQNIHKKLKITGFLKKQTDVSSHQTSLTRRLALTSLVSVALFGNASPEIASANEYWLDGPLPVPSVDNNIANEQTGTRSFLKTGIYIANIGTKGRKYRLKKYAFDLLAMADLIGKDTLNYVRKYLRLKSTFMYYDFDKVISAAADDEKQPLVDLANRLFDNFEKLENAAKQKNLSETESYYQQTTPILQEVMDRMA, via the exons ATGGCTCGTCTTGCAAATTTAAACGGGAAATTCTCCGCCATTCCCAATCTCCCAAAGCTTCAAAACATTCataagaaactcaaaattactGGGTTTCTCAAGAAACAAACGGATGTTTCTTCTCATCAAACCTCATTGACAAGAAGATTGGCTTTAACCAGCCTTGTCTCTGTTGCTCTCTTTGGCAATGCATCCCCCGAGATTGCTTCAGCTAACGAGTATTGGCTTGATGGCCCTTTGCCTGTCCCTTCTGTTGACAACA ACATTGCGAATGAGCAAACAGGGACACGATCGTTTCTGAAGACAGGGATATACATAGCTAACATAGGaacaaaaggaagaaaataCAGGTTGAAAAAATATGCATTTGATCTTCTAGCTATGGCAGATTTGATTGGGAAAGATACTTTGAATTATGTCAGAAAGTATCTTCGACTCAAATCAACCTTCATGTACTATGATTTTGACAAAGTTATCTCGGCAGCAGCAGACGATGAGAAGCAGCCTCTTGTTGATTTAGCGAACAGATTATTTGACAATTTCGAAAAG CTTGAAAATGCAGCAAAGCAAAAGAATCTGAGTGAAACTGAATCCTACTACCAACAAACAACACCGATACTTCAAGAAGTCATGGATAGAATGGCATAA